ACAAACCGACAAATATCGACACCGGCACAACAACCTTCCAGGAATTTTTTCCAAACGTCGTCTTTGCCCCGAAAACGAGCCACCAGATAAAAACCGCCGCCGCTCCAAACAAATTCGCGAAGGAAAGGACCGATAGAAGCACAAGCGTAAGAAGCCGGAAGCGGATATCATTCACGATATAGCCCTCCATTTTCTATCCTCCACCGCTCGACGGGATTTGGCGCATACTCCATTTCATGAGAAAAAACGATCGTGATCCCCCGGCGGTTTTCTATCATACCGGTCAAAACCTCTTTAGCTGAAATATCCAGCGAAGCATACGGCTCATCGAGAATGAGAACATCCGGGTCTTTCGCAAAAACACAAGCAAGCATCAGCCGTTTCAGTTCTCCTCTGGACAGAGTAAACGGATCCCTATCCGATATCTCCACGTCGAGACTGGAGAATGTCGGACCCCCACGGGGGACACCCCACGACGAAATCTCATGGACCACCGTCGGGCCTGTCACCTGATATTCCGGAAACTGCATCAAAAGAATTGGAGAACCGCAGCCTTCCAAAAGTATTTTC
The sequence above is a segment of the uncultured Methanocorpusculum sp. genome. Coding sequences within it:
- a CDS encoding ATP-binding cassette domain-containing protein — translated: MISGRIGSGKSTLGSALAGLSRIESGKILLEGCGSPILLMQFPEYQVTGPTVVHEISSWGVPRGGPTFSSLDVEISDRDPFTLSRGELKRLMLACVFAKDPDVLILDEPYASLDISAKEVLTGMIENRRGITIVFSHEMEYAPNPVERWRIENGGLYRE